The following coding sequences lie in one Arachis ipaensis cultivar K30076 chromosome B05, Araip1.1, whole genome shotgun sequence genomic window:
- the LOC107643933 gene encoding UDP-glycosyltransferase 74B1, whose amino-acid sequence MKNKPKGHVIVLPYPAQGHINPLLQFAKVLVTKGLKATLATTPYTINNIHEPTVAIEPISDGYDEGGFTHAPSVESYIESFRSAGSKTLSELIIKLRHSSCAVNCIVYDSMLTWALDVAKQFGIYGAVFLTNSASVCSIYWEMKLGNLVFPLEKWVFPISIPGLPPLGVSDLPSFVARPDDHKAYLDAIMGIFETLKNNDWVFCNTFQELESEALDGTWPVIPVGPMVPSAYLHQRNSEDTAYGATLWNPTRNKSYMTWLGTKPPRSVVYVSFGSMATTTAKQAEEIANGLKASKKNFIWVVKESWEILPKGFMSGLGDAGLVVTWCNQLEVLSHPAVGCFVTHCGWNSVLEALSIGVPMVTVAQWSDQPTNAKLVEVVWGVGTRAEKDSDDVLSGKELEKCIGEVMDAEKSEDLKRNASKWSQSASRAASVGGTSDKNINEFVKILMLPKGENN is encoded by the exons atgaagaacaaaccCAAAGGCCATGTGATAGTTCTTCCGTATCCAGCCCAAGGGCACATCAACCCGCTCCTTCAATTCGCAAAAGTTTTAGTCACCAAAGGCCTCAAGGCCACATTAGCCACAACCCCATACACAATCAACAACATACATGAACCAACCGTTGCTATTGAACCCATCTCAGATGGCTATGATGAGGGTGGCTTCACCCATGCTCCAAGCGTTGAATCCTACATTGAGTCCTTTAGATCAGCTGGTTCCAAAACATTATCAGAGCTTATAATTAAGTTGAGACACTCGTCATGTGCCGTGAACTGTATTGTATATGACTCTATGCTTACTTGGGCACTTGATGTGGCAAAACAGTTTGGTATCTATGGTGCTGTGTTCTTGACGAATTCTGCTTCTGTGTGTTCTATTTATTGGGAAATGAAATTGGGAAACTTGGTTTTTCCTTTGGAGAAATGGGTGTTTCCGATTTCAATTCCTGGGCTTCCTCCTCTTGGGGTTTCTGATTTGCCTAGCTTTGTTGCAAGACCTGATGATCACAAAGCTTATCTGGATGCTATCATGGGAATATTTGAGACTTTGAAGAACAATGACTGGGTATTCTGCAACACTTTTCAGGAACTCGAAAGTGAG GCTTTAGATGGTACATGGCCAGTTATACCAGTAGGACCAATGGTTCCATCAGCATATCTACACCAACGAAATTCAGAAGACACAGCTTATGGAGCCACACTGTGGAATCCAACTAGAAATAAAAGCTACATGACATGGTTAGGTACAAAGCCGCCAAGGTCTGTAGTTTATGTATCATTCGGAAGCATGGCAACAACAACAGCTAAACAAGCCGAAGAAATCGCAAACGGCTTAAAGGCCAGCAAGAAGAATTTCATATGGGTGGTGAAAGAATCTTGGGAGATATTACCAAAGGGATTTATGAGTGGACTCGGTGATGCAGGGTTGGTGGTGACGTGGTGCAACCAATTGGAGGTGCTGTCTCACCCGGCCGTCGGCTGCTTTGTAACGCATTGTGGATGGAACTCAGTATTGGAGGCACTGAGTATAGGGGTGCCGATGGTCACGGTGGCTCAATGGAGTGATCAACCTACAAATGCTAAGCTTGTTGAAGTGGTGTGGGGAGTGGGAACAAGAGCTGAGAAGGATTCAGATGATGTTTTATCAGGCAAAGAATTGGAGAAGTGTATAGGAGAAGTTATGGACGCTGAAAAAAGTGAAGATTTAAAAAGAAATGCTTCTAAGTGGAGTCAAAGTGCTTCAAGAGCAGCTAGTGTAGGTGGGACTTCAGACAAAAATATCAATGAGTTTGTAAAGATCTTAATGTTACCTAAAGGGGAAAATAATTAA